In Nitrospirota bacterium, a genomic segment contains:
- the tsaB gene encoding tRNA (adenosine(37)-N6)-threonylcarbamoyltransferase complex dimerization subunit type 1 TsaB, translating into MKILAIETSTMLGGVAIADEKGLIAETRLNVKSTHSERLMATIDEQLRHSAMALGDIDVFAVASGPGSFTGLRIGLGTAKGLCYATGKPLVMVPTLEAFARSFPFSKYPVCVMLDARRGEVYAAVFQWDRGFVKLLDEVSAAPEDLFRDVESPVILAGEGAVVYRERLCAVLGERAVFAPLEKMVPSPADVAMLGLEKALQGEFTDASSAEPFYIRKSEAEVKWSQKR; encoded by the coding sequence GGGCTGATTGCCGAGACGAGGCTGAATGTGAAGTCCACGCATTCTGAACGGTTGATGGCGACCATTGACGAGCAGCTGAGGCATTCTGCAATGGCGCTTGGCGATATTGATGTTTTTGCTGTTGCCTCAGGTCCTGGCTCATTCACCGGACTGCGGATCGGGCTCGGCACAGCCAAGGGACTCTGCTATGCAACCGGCAAACCGCTGGTCATGGTTCCGACGCTCGAGGCCTTTGCGCGGAGCTTTCCCTTCTCGAAATATCCTGTCTGTGTCATGCTCGATGCGCGCAGGGGCGAAGTATATGCTGCGGTCTTCCAGTGGGACAGAGGTTTCGTGAAGCTTCTTGATGAGGTCTCTGCTGCTCCGGAGGACCTGTTCCGGGATGTGGAGAGCCCTGTTATTCTTGCGGGCGAGGGAGCAGTGGTGTACCGTGAAAGGCTCTGTGCAGTGCTCGGAGAACGTGCAGTCTTCGCACCTCTCGAAAAGATGGTGCCGTCCCCGGCAGATGTTGCCATGCTCGGCCTTGAAAAGGCGCTTCAGGGAGAATTCACTGATGCCTCGTCTGCGGAGCCGTTTTATATCAGGAAGTCAGAGGCGGAGGTGAAGTGGTCTCAAAAGCGGTAA
- a CDS encoding response regulator, which produces MARKLLLADDSITIQKVVELVLAEEDFEIKSVSNGEDALNLLESFQPDLVLADIEMPKVNGYQLCDRIKKNPATAHIPVILLAGAFEPIDEELAAQIHADDSVIKPFESQELISKINSVLTMSSAGAEELVAAEETVAEAGEDVFVLTEEAEEAVSVAEAEEDLWSMEEVPEIPEAVSAEAVPEAEEAVEAGIEGLEETFEIEEETMIPEIEEAPAAAAPAAVIAEAARPQMAREFVMPEVVVPSKAEMLAVFEKTVNASVTAFLSSLDIKAAMLAALTPAMKESVEKVIWEIAPELAEKLLKEVLKGSIASLTSEVEKVIWETVPDLASTMISKEIEKIKSEF; this is translated from the coding sequence ATGGCTCGCAAGCTATTACTCGCGGATGACAGCATAACCATACAGAAGGTTGTGGAACTGGTCCTCGCTGAGGAAGATTTTGAGATAAAGTCCGTGAGCAATGGCGAGGACGCACTGAATCTCCTCGAAAGTTTCCAGCCTGACCTTGTACTTGCTGATATAGAGATGCCCAAAGTGAACGGGTATCAGCTTTGCGACAGGATAAAGAAAAATCCGGCTACTGCCCATATCCCCGTTATTCTTCTTGCCGGCGCATTTGAACCGATCGACGAAGAGCTTGCAGCCCAGATCCATGCGGACGATTCTGTCATCAAACCTTTTGAATCACAGGAACTGATCAGCAAGATCAATTCTGTCCTGACCATGAGCTCTGCCGGTGCAGAAGAGCTCGTTGCAGCAGAAGAGACCGTGGCAGAGGCTGGAGAGGATGTGTTCGTTCTGACCGAGGAGGCTGAGGAGGCTGTCAGTGTTGCCGAAGCGGAAGAGGATCTCTGGTCAATGGAAGAGGTCCCGGAGATCCCTGAGGCTGTCAGCGCAGAGGCAGTGCCGGAGGCAGAAGAGGCGGTCGAGGCAGGGATTGAAGGGTTGGAAGAGACGTTCGAGATCGAAGAAGAGACCATGATCCCCGAAATTGAAGAGGCCCCGGCAGCAGCAGCTCCGGCTGCCGTTATTGCCGAAGCTGCAAGGCCTCAGATGGCCCGCGAGTTCGTGATGCCGGAAGTCGTTGTTCCCTCGAAGGCAGAGATGCTGGCTGTCTTTGAAAAGACCGTGAATGCGAGCGTGACCGCCTTTTTGTCATCGCTCGATATCAAGGCTGCCATGCTGGCAGCGCTTACCCCGGCTATGAAGGAGTCAGTTGAAAAGGTCATCTGGGAGATCGCTCCGGAACTTGCCGAAAAGCTGCTGAAGGAAGTTCTCAAGGGTTCCATAGCCTCTCTTACCTCTGAAGTGGAGAAGGTTATCTGGGAAACCGTGCCTGATCTGGCAAGTACGATGATCTCGAAAGAGATCGAAAAGATCAAGTCTGAATTCTAA
- the rimI gene encoding ribosomal protein S18-alanine N-acetyltransferase, translated as MVSKAVKEFLIRDLRPEDVPEVLAIEKASFTTPWSEILFMNEIFKPGSLPKAALLGEKIVGYICANYLLDEGHILNVTAHPDHRRQGIASQLVQHMTDLLGKEGCLIIFLEVRLSNEAALRMYEKAGFRILSARKAYYTHPVEDAVIMSLHLPKCRQ; from the coding sequence GTGGTCTCAAAAGCGGTAAAGGAGTTCCTGATCCGGGACCTCAGGCCTGAGGATGTTCCGGAAGTTCTTGCAATAGAGAAGGCTTCTTTTACCACGCCCTGGTCAGAGATACTTTTCATGAATGAGATATTCAAGCCCGGGTCGCTGCCAAAGGCGGCTCTGCTCGGAGAGAAGATCGTCGGTTATATCTGTGCCAACTATCTGCTTGATGAGGGGCACATCCTGAATGTGACCGCTCATCCTGATCACCGGAGACAGGGCATAGCATCGCAGCTGGTTCAGCATATGACCGATCTGCTCGGGAAAGAAGGCTGCCTGATAATCTTTCTTGAGGTGAGATTATCGAACGAGGCTGCGCTCAGGATGTATGAGAAGGCGGGTTTCAGGATCCTCTCGGCAAGAAAGGCCTATTACACGCATCCGGTCGAAGATGCGGTCATCATGTCGCTTCATCTCCCCAAATGCCGTCAATAG
- the amrS gene encoding AmmeMemoRadiSam system radical SAM enzyme encodes MKEAMVYEKLEKEDVRCHLCCHNCLIHHDKRGLCAVRENQHGTLYSLVYGKVISMNIDPIEKKPLFHFLPGSRSLSIATVGCNFRCKHCQNYEISQYPHEEKFEIPGKDMTPEEIVKAALEHGCKSISYTYTEPTIFFEFAYACAQLARSKGLRNVFVSNGYTGPEATRLMAPVLDANNIDLKGSDAFYRTVCGARLQPVQETIRLIKELGVWVEVTTLIIPDLNDSEKDLTDIAEFIVSVDPGIPWHVSQFHPTYKLMDKPRTPVATLRKAREIGSRAGLKYVYEGNVPGEGGENTYCPSCRKLLIRRFGYSIQENGLKGRNCPDCRAPIDGIWGDEAT; translated from the coding sequence ATGAAAGAGGCCATGGTTTACGAAAAACTGGAAAAGGAAGACGTAAGATGTCATCTCTGCTGTCATAATTGTCTTATCCACCATGACAAGCGGGGATTATGCGCTGTCAGGGAAAACCAGCATGGCACGCTCTACAGTCTTGTGTACGGCAAGGTCATCTCAATGAACATCGACCCCATAGAAAAAAAGCCTCTTTTTCACTTTCTGCCCGGCAGCAGATCCCTCTCAATAGCAACCGTCGGCTGTAATTTCAGATGCAAGCACTGCCAGAACTATGAAATATCCCAATATCCCCATGAAGAGAAGTTCGAAATACCCGGAAAGGATATGACGCCGGAAGAGATCGTGAAAGCAGCTCTCGAACATGGCTGCAAGAGCATCTCCTACACGTACACCGAGCCGACGATCTTCTTTGAGTTCGCCTATGCGTGTGCACAGCTGGCCCGCTCAAAAGGCCTCAGAAATGTCTTTGTGTCAAACGGATACACAGGGCCTGAGGCGACAAGGCTCATGGCGCCCGTTCTTGATGCAAACAACATCGACCTGAAAGGCAGCGATGCTTTTTACCGCACTGTCTGCGGGGCAAGGCTCCAGCCTGTTCAGGAGACCATCAGGCTCATAAAGGAACTGGGCGTATGGGTCGAGGTTACGACACTCATCATTCCTGACCTCAATGATTCAGAAAAAGATCTTACCGATATAGCGGAATTCATCGTGTCGGTTGATCCCGGCATACCTTGGCATGTAAGCCAATTTCATCCCACGTACAAGCTGATGGATAAGCCGAGGACGCCTGTTGCCACTCTCCGAAAAGCAAGGGAGATCGGATCCAGGGCCGGCCTGAAGTACGTGTATGAAGGAAACGTTCCCGGCGAGGGGGGAGAGAATACGTACTGCCCCTCCTGCAGGAAACTGCTGATCAGGCGTTTCGGATACAGCATTCAGGAAAACGGTCTCAAGGGCAGGAACTGTCCTGACTGCAGAGCTCCTATTGACGGCATTTGGGGAGATGAAGCGACATGA
- a CDS encoding zinc ribbon domain-containing protein has protein sequence MPIYEYDCMTCKEIFSVLQSITCGKNETKCPKCGSDKVKKRMSSFCCSSGSGSSHSSSMPSGGFSGGG, from the coding sequence ATGCCTATATATGAATATGACTGCATGACCTGCAAAGAGATATTCTCTGTTCTGCAGAGCATAACCTGTGGAAAGAATGAGACAAAATGTCCAAAGTGCGGTTCGGACAAGGTGAAGAAGAGAATGTCTTCGTTCTGCTGTTCATCAGGTTCAGGAAGCAGCCATTCTTCTTCAATGCCTTCGGGTGGTTTCAGCGGGGGCGGTTGA
- the nadC gene encoding carboxylating nicotinate-nucleotide diphosphorylase has protein sequence MDMPASITQLLRHAIEEDIGHGDITSSLIIPEESEARALFIAKGNFVLAGFPFSREVFQILDKTVSFKTFLAEGAKVRRGDVLGEVTGKTRLLLAGERTSLNILQHLSGIATLTAQFVDAVAGTRAKILDTRKTTPCHRFMEKYAVRMGGGVNHRFGLFDGILIKDNHIEAVGGIQEAVSLAKAGHHLARIEVEVENFRDLEEALEAKADIIMLDNMSIADMSEAVKIVNGRVALEASGNVTLENVREIAETGVDMISVGALTHSVTAADISLKIVQ, from the coding sequence ATGGATATGCCGGCAAGCATTACCCAGCTCCTGCGGCATGCGATCGAAGAGGACATCGGTCATGGCGACATCACTTCATCCCTGATCATCCCTGAAGAGAGCGAAGCCAGGGCCCTGTTTATCGCAAAAGGGAACTTTGTGCTTGCAGGCTTCCCGTTCAGCAGGGAGGTGTTTCAAATTCTGGACAAGACCGTATCGTTCAAGACATTTCTTGCAGAGGGCGCCAAGGTCCGCAGGGGAGATGTGCTGGGCGAAGTTACCGGGAAGACGAGACTGCTCCTTGCCGGTGAGCGGACGAGCCTGAACATCCTTCAGCATCTTTCCGGTATCGCTACCCTGACAGCCCAGTTCGTTGATGCAGTCGCCGGAACGAGAGCGAAGATCCTTGACACCAGAAAGACGACCCCTTGCCACCGGTTCATGGAAAAATATGCTGTCCGCATGGGCGGCGGTGTGAACCACCGCTTCGGTCTTTTCGACGGCATTCTGATCAAGGACAATCATATTGAAGCAGTCGGCGGGATACAGGAAGCGGTCAGCCTTGCGAAGGCGGGCCATCATCTCGCCAGGATCGAGGTGGAGGTCGAGAATTTCAGGGACCTTGAGGAAGCCCTCGAGGCAAAAGCGGATATCATTATGCTCGACAATATGTCGATAGCTGACATGAGCGAGGCCGTGAAGATAGTCAACGGCCGGGTGGCACTTGAAGCTTCAGGAAATGTAACGCTCGAAAATGTTCGTGAGATTGCCGAGACCGGCGTTGACATGATATCTGTCGGCGCCTTGACCCACTCCGTGACCGCGGCAGATATCAGCCTCAAGATCGTCCAGTAA
- a CDS encoding valine--tRNA ligase, translating to MAELEKSYNPEITEKKWYEFWTSRDLFTADPNASGEPFTIVIPPPNVTGTLHMGHALNATLQDILIRWKRMSGFNVLWVPGMDHAGIATQNVVERQLAAEKVDRHQLGRDAFIERVWTWKGEYGGRIINQLKRLGSSCDWSRERFTLDEGLSKAVVEVFVTLHEQGLIYRDNRLINWCPRCHTALSDIEVEHEDVDGKLTHIKYPFTDKSGHIIVATTRPETMLGDTAVAVNPDDERYQDVIGKTIDLPLTNRKIPIIADASVDPAFGTGAVKVTPSHDFNDEATAKRQSPVLPFITVIALDGTMTAEAGKKYSGMDRYTCRKAVVKDLQEMDLIEKQDTYTHAISQCYRCKTVIEPLPALQWYVKVGPLAEKAMDAVRTGKTNFVPKSWENTYFAWMENIRDWCISRQIWWGHRIPAWYCDCGEVMVSRREPEQCSKCGNIRLRQEEDVLDTWFSSALWPFSTLGWPDTTPELKKYYPTAVLVTGFDIIFFWVARMMMMGIHFMKEVPFRDVYIHALVRDASGQKMSKSKGNVIDPLVMMDKYGTDAFRFTLAVFAAQGRDVKFSEERVEGYRHFVNKLWNASRFILSNTEGINLPAAPDMERLDLGSRWIVSRLSAAAQDVHTALEEYRFNDAAGSMYSFVWHELCDWYIEMVKPVLYGEDESRETVKECLLYVLENTLRLLHPFMPYVTEEIWQTMPHEGESIMKTSYPRDMPRDVSAEEQMEVIMETVMAIRTIRGELTLSPSLELKAVVKTHTVHAKDILAENMLFLKKLSRADIQKIGADVEKPKGSSVAVRTHVEVYVPLEGLLDLDLEIERINKEMEKLDETASFLGKKLNNEDFVKRAPKEIVAKEKEKYDDCMRKMELVKENLQKMLALQGDKGPDLKGAGS from the coding sequence ATGGCAGAATTAGAAAAAAGTTATAACCCCGAAATAACGGAAAAGAAATGGTATGAGTTCTGGACAAGCAGGGACCTGTTCACTGCTGATCCGAACGCATCGGGCGAACCATTTACGATCGTTATCCCGCCTCCCAATGTGACGGGCACGCTTCATATGGGTCATGCCCTGAATGCGACCCTTCAGGACATTCTTATCCGCTGGAAGCGTATGAGCGGTTTCAATGTGCTCTGGGTGCCTGGCATGGACCATGCCGGCATAGCAACGCAGAATGTCGTCGAACGTCAGTTGGCTGCAGAGAAGGTCGACCGCCATCAGCTTGGCAGGGATGCGTTCATCGAACGGGTCTGGACCTGGAAGGGCGAATACGGCGGCAGGATCATCAATCAGCTTAAGAGGCTCGGATCGTCCTGCGACTGGTCAAGGGAGCGCTTTACGCTTGACGAGGGTCTTTCAAAGGCGGTTGTCGAGGTCTTTGTTACTCTCCATGAGCAGGGGCTTATCTATCGCGATAATCGTTTGATCAACTGGTGCCCCAGGTGCCATACCGCTCTTTCTGATATTGAGGTGGAGCACGAGGACGTTGACGGAAAGCTCACCCATATCAAATATCCCTTTACTGACAAAAGCGGCCATATCATTGTTGCCACCACACGTCCCGAGACCATGCTGGGAGATACGGCGGTTGCCGTGAATCCGGATGATGAGCGGTACCAGGATGTTATCGGCAAGACCATAGACCTTCCGCTTACTAACAGAAAGATCCCCATTATTGCAGATGCTTCTGTCGATCCGGCTTTTGGGACAGGCGCGGTAAAGGTAACGCCTTCGCATGACTTTAATGACGAGGCCACGGCAAAGAGACAGTCACCGGTGCTGCCGTTCATCACGGTCATCGCTCTTGACGGGACCATGACCGCAGAAGCCGGGAAGAAGTACAGCGGGATGGACCGGTACACCTGCAGGAAAGCGGTCGTGAAAGATCTCCAGGAGATGGACCTGATCGAAAAACAGGATACCTACACGCATGCCATCAGTCAGTGCTATCGCTGTAAAACAGTTATCGAGCCGCTGCCCGCTCTCCAGTGGTATGTGAAGGTGGGCCCTCTTGCAGAGAAGGCGATGGATGCGGTGCGCACCGGCAAGACGAATTTTGTGCCGAAATCCTGGGAGAATACCTATTTTGCCTGGATGGAGAATATCAGGGACTGGTGCATATCCCGGCAGATCTGGTGGGGCCACAGGATCCCGGCCTGGTACTGCGATTGCGGTGAAGTGATGGTCAGCCGCAGAGAGCCTGAGCAGTGCAGTAAATGCGGCAATATCAGGCTCAGGCAGGAGGAGGATGTCCTTGACACCTGGTTCTCCTCGGCGCTCTGGCCTTTCTCGACCCTGGGATGGCCCGACACCACCCCTGAACTGAAGAAATACTATCCCACGGCTGTGCTGGTGACCGGATTCGATATCATCTTCTTCTGGGTAGCACGCATGATGATGATGGGCATCCATTTCATGAAAGAGGTCCCGTTCAGGGACGTGTACATTCATGCACTGGTGAGGGACGCGTCCGGCCAGAAGATGTCCAAATCAAAGGGCAATGTGATCGATCCCCTGGTGATGATGGATAAATACGGCACTGATGCCTTCAGATTCACGCTTGCGGTGTTTGCAGCGCAGGGACGTGACGTGAAGTTCTCGGAGGAGAGGGTGGAGGGATACCGCCACTTTGTGAACAAGCTCTGGAATGCTTCGCGTTTTATCCTCTCAAATACAGAGGGCATTAACCTGCCTGCAGCTCCTGACATGGAGCGTCTTGATTTGGGCAGCAGATGGATCGTGTCCAGACTTTCTGCAGCAGCTCAGGATGTGCATACGGCTCTTGAGGAATACCGGTTCAATGATGCGGCAGGCAGTATGTATTCATTCGTCTGGCATGAACTCTGCGACTGGTATATCGAGATGGTAAAACCTGTGCTCTACGGCGAGGATGAAAGCAGGGAGACCGTGAAAGAGTGTCTCCTGTATGTCCTGGAGAATACGCTCAGGCTGCTCCATCCCTTCATGCCCTATGTTACGGAAGAGATCTGGCAGACCATGCCTCATGAAGGCGAGAGCATAATGAAGACGTCCTATCCGAGGGACATGCCCAGAGATGTTTCTGCTGAGGAGCAGATGGAAGTCATCATGGAGACGGTCATGGCGATCAGGACGATCCGGGGTGAACTTACCCTATCGCCTTCGCTTGAGTTGAAGGCGGTCGTGAAGACCCATACCGTCCATGCAAAAGATATTCTTGCAGAGAATATGCTTTTTCTGAAGAAACTGAGCCGTGCGGATATTCAGAAGATCGGCGCTGATGTCGAAAAACCGAAGGGCTCTTCTGTGGCGGTCAGGACCCATGTCGAGGTATATGTTCCTCTTGAGGGGCTGCTTGATCTCGATCTTGAGATAGAACGGATCAATAAAGAGATGGAGAAGCTTGACGAGACCGCAAGTTTCCTCGGCAAAAAGCTTAACAATGAGGACTTTGTCAAACGGGCACCGAAGGAGATCGTTGCCAAAGAAAAAGAAAAATATGATGACTGCATGAGAAAAATGGAGCTCGTCAAAGAGAACCTTCAGAAGATGCTCGCCCTTCAGGGTGATAAAGGGCCTGACCTGAAAGGAGCAGGGTCATAA